One window of Paenibacillus albicereus genomic DNA carries:
- a CDS encoding YugN family protein, whose product MIAIQSPLEGTEHDFVQIKRVLEKQGFVLGGNWDYGSGSFDLNLDEENKVWLRLGFDVLRGNVDDQTEDNDASVKLTTPYVLRHLYREGNDPEAKARTVGALFDQFQAPVDPDAEVDGKWVDLAGEQLRRAEDQLLTAR is encoded by the coding sequence ATGATCGCGATTCAATCCCCGCTGGAGGGGACCGAGCATGATTTCGTTCAGATCAAGCGCGTGCTGGAGAAGCAAGGCTTCGTGCTGGGAGGCAACTGGGATTACGGCAGCGGCTCCTTCGACCTGAACCTCGACGAAGAGAACAAGGTATGGCTGCGTCTGGGCTTCGACGTGCTCCGCGGCAACGTCGACGACCAGACGGAGGACAACGACGCCTCCGTCAAGCTCACGACTCCGTACGTGCTGCGCCATCTGTACCGGGAAGGGAACGATCCCGAAGCGAAGGCGCGTACGGTCGGCGCGTTGTTCGACCAGTTCCAGGCGCCGGTCGATCCGGACGCCGAGGTGGACGGCAAGTGGGTCGATCTCGCCGGGGAGCAGCTTCGCCGCGCCGAGGACCAGCTGCTGACGGCCCGCTGA
- a CDS encoding response regulator, whose product MTETQICRIMIVDDHDMVRMGLKTYLMLEPKFKVVAEAGSGEEALRLLETGLPDGPPDLVLMDLMMPGMDGVETTRRVIEAFPAMRIVLLTSFLEDEKVVAAVEAGAVSYVLKTVSSEELVYALNGALRGMPVMTSDVSQALTRGLRQRSAQGVDEGLTEREKEVLLLIAEGRANKEIAEELHISIKTVKTHVSNLLMKCEMEDRTQLAVYAHRKGWVKA is encoded by the coding sequence ATGACGGAAACGCAGATTTGCCGGATCATGATCGTGGACGACCACGATATGGTGAGGATGGGGCTCAAGACGTATTTGATGCTGGAGCCGAAATTCAAGGTCGTGGCCGAGGCGGGCAGCGGGGAAGAGGCGCTGCGGCTGCTGGAGACCGGCCTCCCGGACGGGCCGCCGGATCTCGTGCTGATGGACTTGATGATGCCCGGCATGGACGGCGTCGAGACGACGCGCCGCGTCATCGAGGCGTTCCCGGCGATGCGCATCGTGCTGCTGACGAGCTTCCTCGAGGATGAGAAGGTCGTCGCCGCCGTCGAGGCGGGCGCCGTCAGCTACGTGCTCAAGACGGTCAGCTCCGAGGAGCTGGTCTATGCGCTGAACGGCGCGCTGCGCGGCATGCCGGTCATGACCTCGGACGTCTCCCAGGCGCTCACCCGCGGCTTGCGCCAGCGCTCCGCGCAGGGCGTAGACGAGGGACTGACCGAGCGCGAGAAGGAAGTGCTGCTGCTCATCGCCGAGGGCCGGGCCAACAAAGAGATTGCCGAGGAGCTTCACATCAGCATCAAAACGGTTAAGACCCATGTAAGCAACCTGCTTATGAAATGCGAGATGGAGGACCGCACCCAGCTGGCCGTCTATGCCCACCGCAAGGGCTGGGTCAAGGCCTGA
- a CDS encoding sensor histidine kinase yields the protein MMVKLLRSGRLELVMFFIISSVLPWSILYAIKHTAMPDASTAQLWMIGTIIFALTGVGFGYGVGRRQQSRIDALHLALKQAAQGNLAVRLPEREGYSLGAAYAEFNELAGKLERRLQVMQRQNEMHVLQQAASNEEAVLEERKRLARDLHDTVSQQLFAIHMSASSLPKLLSASPERAGEVMEQLITMSSHAQKQMRGLIAQLRPLELEGRSLEDALERWFPDYCRQNGLQGELDWRVQGNISEAKEHQLFLIVQEAMANVVKHAQATSVTLSLSDTRTGLTMLLQDDGIGFRADQVRPGSYGLSTMQERALQLGGDAAIVSKPGGGTRIRVSLPNYGAEERAEG from the coding sequence ATGATGGTCAAGCTGCTGAGAAGCGGAAGGCTGGAGCTGGTGATGTTCTTCATCATCAGCTCCGTGCTTCCGTGGAGCATTCTTTATGCAATCAAGCATACCGCCATGCCGGACGCCTCCACCGCGCAGCTGTGGATGATCGGCACGATCATATTCGCGCTGACGGGCGTAGGCTTCGGTTATGGCGTAGGACGCCGGCAGCAGTCGCGCATCGACGCGCTCCATCTGGCGCTCAAGCAGGCGGCCCAGGGCAATCTCGCCGTGCGCTTGCCGGAACGCGAAGGCTACTCGCTCGGCGCGGCCTATGCCGAGTTCAACGAGCTGGCCGGCAAGCTGGAGCGGAGGCTGCAGGTGATGCAGCGCCAGAACGAGATGCATGTGCTGCAGCAGGCGGCTTCCAATGAAGAAGCGGTGCTCGAGGAGCGCAAGCGGCTTGCGCGAGACCTGCACGATACGGTGAGCCAGCAGCTGTTCGCCATCCATATGTCGGCCTCCTCGCTGCCCAAGCTGCTCTCCGCGAGTCCGGAGCGCGCGGGCGAGGTGATGGAGCAGCTCATCACGATGAGCTCCCACGCGCAGAAGCAGATGCGCGGGCTGATCGCCCAGCTGCGGCCGCTGGAGCTGGAGGGACGATCGCTGGAGGATGCGCTGGAGCGGTGGTTCCCGGACTATTGCCGGCAGAACGGCTTGCAGGGAGAGCTGGATTGGCGCGTGCAGGGCAACATTTCCGAGGCCAAGGAGCATCAGCTGTTCCTGATCGTGCAGGAAGCGATGGCCAACGTCGTCAAGCATGCGCAGGCGACGAGCGTCACGCTCAGCCTGTCGGATACGCGGACCGGACTTACGATGCTGCTGCAGGATGACGGGATCGGCTTCCGCGCGGACCAGGTCCGCCCGGGATCGTACGGACTGTCGACGATGCAGGAGCGGGCGCTGCAGCTCGGCGGAGACGCCGCCATCGTCAGCAAGCCGGGAGGAGGCACCCGCATTCGGGTGTCGCTCCCGAATTATGGAGCAGAGGAGCGGGCGGAAGGATGA
- the liaF gene encoding cell wall-active antibiotics response protein LiaF produces MNHAKLNQVLTGLAIVAIGALFLFHTAGLFGFEPLGIGEFISRYWPIAPLYVGVSMLLGGGWLPGLAVTVFALVMLSRNSGFYDMEFGDVIRYLIPVGIIAYGLQLLLGRSNRSRRKEAKEEEWTSYDSFPYDAPEPPPLHPDPLGKDLDREGSESPGSAPPPPPGKASRPREQDGPARPADGQGEADDWRDELRRAKRELKDDLREVQEDIRDAVKQGRHHLHSHRADRRERQERAGGRTEWWNTEANVQTRSNFIGDIHLGHDYWDLVPLNISHFIGDTVIDLTRANIAPGETRITVSSFIGDVKVFLPTDSDIGIQVVSSAFIGDSKVLGRKEGGMFRHMDTQSTGFRDSERRIKLVCSTFIGDVRVTKVG; encoded by the coding sequence ATGAACCATGCCAAACTGAATCAGGTGCTGACGGGCCTCGCCATCGTCGCCATCGGAGCGCTGTTCCTGTTCCATACCGCCGGCCTGTTCGGCTTCGAGCCGCTCGGCATCGGGGAGTTCATCAGCCGCTACTGGCCGATCGCCCCGCTCTATGTCGGCGTATCGATGCTGCTCGGAGGCGGATGGCTGCCGGGATTGGCCGTGACGGTGTTCGCGCTCGTCATGCTGAGCCGCAATTCGGGCTTTTACGATATGGAATTCGGCGACGTGATCCGCTATCTCATCCCGGTCGGCATCATCGCCTACGGCCTCCAGCTGCTGCTGGGCCGATCGAACCGGAGCCGCCGCAAGGAAGCCAAGGAGGAGGAGTGGACCTCCTACGATTCCTTTCCCTATGACGCTCCCGAGCCGCCGCCTCTTCATCCGGACCCGCTCGGCAAGGATCTCGACCGCGAAGGCTCTGAGTCCCCCGGCTCCGCGCCTCCGCCGCCTCCTGGCAAGGCAAGCCGACCGCGCGAGCAGGACGGTCCGGCCCGGCCCGCCGACGGACAAGGGGAAGCCGACGACTGGCGAGATGAGCTGCGCCGCGCCAAGCGGGAGCTGAAGGATGACCTGAGGGAGGTGCAGGAGGACATCCGGGACGCGGTCAAGCAGGGCCGCCATCATCTGCACTCCCACCGCGCCGATCGCCGCGAGCGCCAGGAACGGGCGGGCGGGCGCACCGAATGGTGGAACACCGAGGCGAACGTCCAGACCCGCTCGAACTTCATCGGGGACATCCATCTCGGCCATGATTACTGGGACCTCGTGCCGCTCAACATCTCGCATTTCATCGGCGATACGGTGATCGACCTGACGCGCGCGAACATCGCGCCCGGCGAGACCCGGATTACGGTGAGCTCGTTCATCGGAGACGTCAAGGTGTTCCTCCCGACCGACTCCGACATCGGCATCCAAGTGGTCTCGAGCGCGTTCATCGGAGACTCCAAGGTGCTCGGGCGCAAGGAAGGCGGCATGTTCCGCCACATGGACACGCAATCGACCGGCTTCCGCGACAGCGAGCGCCGGATCAAGCTGGTATGCAGCACATTCATCGGGGATGTGCGAGTGACGAAGGTCGGGTGA
- a CDS encoding Lrp/AsnC family transcriptional regulator: protein MKLPHLDEIDQRIVQLLLENGRMPYAKIGEALSLSRVAIQKRVESLLDSGVLEHFTVRVNVAKLGRTVSAFFEVQVEPRHVDAVGQQLSEEVQVISIYQMTGSSTLHVHALLRDEEELEMFLYDKLYVLEGVVNVQTQLMIKKYKSASGLDV, encoded by the coding sequence ATGAAGCTCCCCCACCTGGACGAGATCGACCAGCGGATCGTGCAGCTGCTTCTAGAGAACGGACGGATGCCCTACGCCAAGATCGGGGAGGCGCTGAGCCTGTCGCGCGTGGCCATTCAGAAGCGCGTCGAATCCTTGCTCGACAGCGGCGTTTTGGAGCATTTCACCGTTCGCGTCAACGTGGCGAAGCTCGGTCGCACCGTCTCCGCCTTTTTCGAAGTGCAGGTCGAGCCCCGTCATGTCGATGCGGTCGGGCAGCAGCTGTCCGAGGAGGTGCAGGTCATCAGCATCTACCAGATGACCGGCTCGAGCACGCTCCATGTCCACGCCCTGCTGCGGGACGAGGAGGAGCTGGAGATGTTCCTGTACGACAAGCTCTACGTGCTCGAAGGCGTCGTCAACGTGCAGACCCAGCTCATGATCAAGAAGTACAAATCGGCCAGCGGGCTTGATGTCTAG
- a CDS encoding 3D domain-containing protein, whose product MPKGYRNDPYGKTRFVWSAAHTLLLLLVAALCLAAGRLVVVADAPEPAKPVVADGSGPAGGASRIRLEEKLDKRLQEAAPLAALHHEPAVRSAQPGIARLHRVIQAREAKPARPAIPQRRHEADKPAAPASRAVPPALKSISVLATGYTAGIESTGKKPGHPLYGITRSGVKVRRGDVSTIAADTKVMPIGTIVYVPGYGYGVVADTGSKIKGRRIDLYFDTTKQVYKEWGKKQVTVQVLRFGSGKLDQSTLNRMNQAMKAGKSLLIDEQKS is encoded by the coding sequence ATGCCGAAAGGCTATCGAAACGATCCATATGGCAAGACGCGCTTCGTCTGGAGCGCTGCCCATACGCTGCTGCTTTTGCTGGTCGCCGCGCTCTGCCTGGCCGCCGGCCGTCTGGTCGTCGTGGCGGACGCGCCGGAACCGGCCAAGCCTGTCGTGGCGGACGGCAGCGGACCTGCAGGCGGAGCGTCCCGCATCCGCTTGGAAGAGAAGCTCGACAAGCGCCTGCAGGAAGCGGCGCCGCTCGCGGCGCTGCACCACGAGCCGGCGGTTCGTTCCGCTCAGCCCGGCATCGCCCGGCTGCACCGCGTCATCCAGGCGCGCGAGGCCAAGCCGGCGAGGCCGGCCATTCCGCAGCGGCGCCATGAGGCGGACAAGCCTGCCGCACCGGCGAGCCGGGCGGTTCCTCCGGCGCTCAAGTCGATCTCGGTGCTTGCCACAGGCTATACCGCCGGCATCGAGTCGACGGGCAAGAAGCCGGGGCATCCGCTCTACGGCATCACCCGCTCCGGCGTCAAGGTCCGGCGCGGCGACGTGTCGACGATCGCTGCCGATACGAAGGTGATGCCGATCGGCACGATCGTCTACGTGCCGGGCTACGGCTACGGCGTCGTCGCCGATACCGGCTCCAAGATCAAAGGACGCCGCATCGACCTGTACTTCGATACGACGAAGCAGGTGTACAAGGAATGGGGCAAGAAGCAGGTCACCGTGCAGGTGCTGAGGTTCGGCAGCGGCAAGCTCGACCAGTCGACGCTGAACCGGATGAACCAAGCGATGAAGGCGGGCAAGAGCCTGCTGATCGACGAACAAAAAAGCTGA
- the thrS gene encoding threonine--tRNA ligase, translating to MAAVEIKLPDGAARSYEAGATIEDVAGSISSGLRKNAVAGKLDGKVVDLYAPVTDGATVEIVTLDSADGLEVYRHSTAHLMAQAIKRIYGEKTVKLGIGPVIEDGFYYDIDMEQSLTPEDLEKIEKEMERIIKEDLPIRRREVSREEAVRIFTELEDPLKLELIRDLPESAAITIYDQGEFFDLCRGPHLPSTGRIKAFKLLSVAGAYWRGDSKNKMLQRIYGTAFPKKAQLDEHLHLLEEAKKRDHRKLGRELKMFTFSKEVGQGLPIWLPNGARVRRTLERYIVDLEERLGYQHVYTPVLANVDLYKTSGHWEHYSEDMFPKMVMDNEELVLRPMNCPHHMMVFKSDMRSYRDLPIRVAELGTMHRYEMSGALTGLHRVRAMTLNDAHIFCRPDQIKEEFARVVNLIQQVYEDFGIKEYRFRLSYRDPKDTEKYFQNDEMWEMSQRMLREVVEELGLPFFEAEGEAAFYGPKLDVQIKTALGKEETLSTAQLDFLLPERFELEYVGEDGKKHRPVVIHRGIISTMERMTAFLLENFAGALPLWLSPQQARVIPVSQAYESYARSVEEQLLAAGVRAESDLRNEKLGYKIREAQLEKIPYMLIVGENEAGAGTVSVRKRGEGDLGARPVAELAAQLAEEIRSKTVQ from the coding sequence ATGGCAGCAGTAGAAATCAAGCTCCCCGACGGAGCGGCGCGCTCGTACGAAGCGGGAGCGACCATCGAGGACGTGGCCGGCTCGATCAGCTCCGGCCTGCGCAAGAACGCGGTCGCCGGCAAGCTCGACGGCAAGGTCGTCGACCTGTACGCGCCTGTCACCGACGGCGCGACCGTCGAGATCGTCACGCTGGACTCGGCCGACGGCCTGGAGGTGTACCGGCACAGCACGGCGCATCTGATGGCGCAGGCGATCAAGCGCATCTACGGCGAGAAGACGGTGAAGCTCGGCATCGGTCCGGTCATCGAAGACGGGTTCTATTACGATATCGACATGGAGCAGTCGCTCACGCCGGAGGACCTCGAGAAGATCGAGAAGGAAATGGAGCGCATCATCAAGGAGGACCTGCCGATCCGCCGCCGCGAGGTGAGCCGCGAGGAAGCGGTCCGCATCTTCACGGAGCTGGAAGACCCGCTCAAGCTGGAGCTGATCCGCGACCTGCCGGAATCCGCCGCCATCACGATCTACGACCAGGGCGAATTTTTCGACCTGTGCCGCGGGCCGCATCTGCCGAGCACCGGCCGCATCAAGGCGTTCAAGCTGCTCAGCGTAGCGGGCGCCTACTGGCGCGGCGACTCCAAGAACAAGATGCTGCAGCGCATCTACGGCACGGCTTTCCCGAAGAAAGCCCAGCTCGACGAGCATCTCCACCTGCTCGAGGAGGCCAAGAAGCGCGATCACCGCAAGCTCGGGCGCGAGCTGAAGATGTTCACGTTCTCCAAGGAGGTCGGACAAGGCCTGCCGATCTGGCTGCCGAACGGCGCGCGCGTGCGCCGCACGCTCGAGCGCTATATCGTCGATCTGGAGGAGCGTCTCGGCTACCAGCACGTCTACACGCCGGTGCTCGCCAACGTCGATCTGTACAAGACGAGCGGACACTGGGAGCACTACAGCGAGGACATGTTCCCGAAAATGGTCATGGACAATGAGGAGCTCGTGCTGCGTCCGATGAACTGCCCGCATCACATGATGGTGTTCAAGAGCGACATGCGCAGCTACCGCGACCTGCCGATCCGCGTCGCCGAGCTCGGCACGATGCACCGCTACGAGATGTCCGGGGCGCTGACCGGCCTCCATCGCGTGCGCGCGATGACGCTCAACGACGCCCACATCTTCTGCCGTCCGGACCAGATCAAGGAGGAGTTCGCGCGCGTCGTGAACCTCATCCAGCAGGTCTACGAGGACTTCGGCATCAAGGAATACCGCTTCCGCTTGTCGTACCGCGATCCCAAGGACACGGAGAAGTACTTCCAGAACGACGAGATGTGGGAGATGAGCCAGCGCATGCTGCGCGAGGTCGTGGAGGAGCTCGGCCTGCCGTTCTTCGAGGCGGAGGGCGAGGCGGCGTTCTACGGGCCTAAGCTCGACGTGCAGATCAAGACCGCGCTCGGCAAGGAGGAGACGCTCTCCACCGCCCAGCTCGACTTCCTGCTGCCGGAGCGGTTCGAGCTGGAGTATGTCGGCGAGGACGGCAAGAAGCATCGTCCGGTCGTCATCCACCGCGGCATCATCAGCACGATGGAGCGCATGACGGCGTTCCTGCTCGAGAACTTCGCCGGCGCGCTGCCGCTCTGGCTGAGCCCGCAGCAGGCGCGCGTCATTCCGGTCTCCCAGGCGTATGAAAGCTATGCCCGCAGCGTCGAGGAGCAGCTGCTCGCCGCCGGCGTGCGCGCCGAGAGCGACCTGCGCAACGAGAAGCTCGGCTACAAGATCCGCGAGGCGCAGCTCGAAAAGATCCCGTACATGCTGATCGTCGGCGAGAACGAGGCCGGAGCCGGCACCGTCTCCGTGCGCAAGCGCGGCGAAGGCGACCTCGGCGCCCGTCCGGTCGCGGAGCTGGCGGCGCAGCTTGCGGAAGAAATCCGCAGCAAAACCGTGCAATAG
- the ytxC gene encoding putative sporulation protein YtxC — MELLVVELIEKGEDGGAALLLERLNEHAALAASQGSAASEEPLWSWGLAEEAGRLRCTANLPRFRLGEHGGLLYEGAASALSDYIVDRHEGDLVRQIIRKHYRYSREEELAVERCCRLVLSGEQWSAGEEADAPGSGRSLRSSRIAAELRDYFEENASLHLQGYVTFRLHGYWQELRDAAEYAVEEYVMDKQYQEFISLLKYYVASQPSRRSLVHVLHEPERGIRLLDESREPLDIRSEGKALAELVDAELNMEDMVLSSLIAAAPASIRIHTSDPEHQVVRTIRSIFDSRIGICGGCPDCAEERREGLGGGEP, encoded by the coding sequence ATGGAACTGCTTGTCGTGGAGCTCATCGAAAAAGGAGAGGACGGCGGCGCCGCGCTGCTGCTGGAGCGGCTGAACGAGCACGCCGCCCTGGCCGCGAGCCAAGGCAGCGCCGCCTCGGAGGAGCCGCTTTGGAGCTGGGGGCTGGCCGAGGAAGCCGGCCGGCTGCGCTGCACGGCGAACCTGCCCCGCTTCCGGCTCGGCGAGCATGGGGGGCTGCTGTATGAAGGAGCGGCAAGCGCCTTGTCCGACTATATCGTCGACCGGCACGAAGGCGACCTGGTCCGCCAGATCATCCGCAAGCATTATCGCTACTCCCGCGAGGAGGAGCTGGCTGTCGAGCGCTGCTGCCGCCTCGTTCTTTCCGGCGAGCAGTGGAGCGCCGGAGAGGAAGCGGATGCGCCGGGCTCCGGCCGCAGCCTGCGCAGCAGCCGGATCGCGGCGGAGCTGCGCGATTATTTCGAAGAGAACGCGAGCCTGCATCTGCAAGGCTATGTGACCTTCCGCCTGCACGGATATTGGCAGGAGCTGCGGGACGCGGCGGAGTACGCGGTAGAGGAATACGTGATGGATAAGCAGTACCAGGAGTTCATCTCGCTGCTGAAGTATTACGTGGCCTCCCAGCCGAGCCGCCGCAGCCTCGTGCATGTGCTTCACGAGCCGGAGCGCGGCATCCGGCTGCTGGACGAGAGCCGCGAGCCGCTCGACATCCGGTCGGAAGGTAAAGCGCTGGCCGAGCTCGTGGACGCGGAGCTGAACATGGAGGACATGGTGCTGAGCAGCCTCATCGCCGCGGCGCCGGCTTCGATTCGGATCCATACGTCCGATCCGGAGCATCAGGTCGTGCGGACGATCCGATCGATCTTCGACAGCCGGATCGGCATTTGCGGAGGGTGCCCCGACTGCGCCGAGGAGCGCCGGGAAGGATTGGGCGGCGGCGAGCCTTGA
- a CDS encoding GGDEF domain-containing protein produces MDDQLLDFTRARWNRMLMNGFWCLLVLMVILEGLFLIFITPLAPDVFLRRYMLLPTSLHLSVLVLTELCLRFLEERLRDYSLLAASSLLTFIIVDINIEIGYIIPALFLPVLVSIFYFSSRKLIAAAILSLTTLYSLYFFNRSLDISVVGILSLTAMLGAFCLIAWGVISRGKEMRSYYIHAAKSNQELLVKNILMDKLAKTDALTELYNHITFHEYLDKLIEHHDATSMPLQLALIDIDNFKSVNDQFGHRAGDSVLKQVADLVRSQAGMNDFVARYGGEELALIFTDKSADKSLQLLETIRHNIEAASYEELGSRKITVSIGFADYLGEGKEQFFVRTDQALYAAKSQGKNRIVTAAAEPDPGSKSRFAWQ; encoded by the coding sequence TTGGATGATCAACTGCTCGACTTCACCCGGGCGCGCTGGAACCGGATGCTGATGAACGGCTTCTGGTGCCTGCTCGTCTTGATGGTCATATTGGAAGGCCTGTTCCTGATCTTCATCACTCCGCTTGCTCCGGATGTTTTTTTGCGGCGGTACATGCTGCTGCCGACGTCCCTCCATCTGAGCGTGCTCGTGCTGACGGAGCTATGCCTCCGCTTCCTGGAAGAGCGGCTGCGCGACTATTCGCTGCTGGCTGCCTCCTCGCTGCTGACGTTCATCATCGTCGACATCAACATCGAGATCGGCTACATCATCCCGGCGCTGTTCCTGCCCGTGCTCGTCTCGATCTTCTACTTCTCATCGCGCAAGCTCATCGCCGCCGCGATCCTATCGCTGACGACGCTGTACAGCCTGTACTTCTTCAACCGGAGCCTGGATATCTCCGTCGTCGGCATCCTGTCGCTGACCGCGATGCTGGGCGCGTTCTGCCTCATCGCCTGGGGCGTCATCTCGCGGGGCAAGGAGATGCGCAGCTACTACATCCACGCCGCCAAGTCCAACCAGGAGCTGCTTGTGAAGAACATCCTGATGGACAAGCTGGCCAAGACCGATGCGCTGACCGAGCTGTACAACCATATCACGTTCCACGAATACCTGGACAAGCTGATCGAGCATCACGACGCGACGTCGATGCCGCTGCAGCTTGCCCTGATCGATATCGACAACTTCAAGTCCGTCAACGACCAGTTCGGCCATCGCGCCGGCGACTCCGTGCTCAAGCAGGTCGCCGACCTCGTCCGCTCGCAGGCCGGCATGAACGATTTCGTCGCCCGCTACGGAGGCGAGGAGCTGGCGCTCATCTTCACGGACAAGAGCGCCGACAAGTCGCTGCAGCTGCTGGAGACGATCCGCCACAACATCGAGGCGGCTTCGTACGAGGAGCTCGGCTCGCGCAAGATCACCGTCAGCATCGGCTTCGCGGATTACCTCGGCGAAGGCAAGGAGCAGTTTTTCGTCCGCACCGACCAAGCTCTCTACGCCGCCAAGTCGCAGGGCAAGAACCGCATCGTCACCGCTGCCGCGGAGCCCGATCCCGGCTCGAAGTCCCGTTTCGCCTGGCAATAA
- the mqnC gene encoding cyclic dehypoxanthinyl futalosine synthase: MQQVDRVLDKALQGERISLEDCIVLLESDEIEKMGRAADEIMRRRHPEPIVTFNIGRNINYTNVCDVYCRFCAFYRPPGSKEGYVLPDETILQKIQELSDVGGDEVLMQGGVNPDLPFEYYLDILRKIKARFPDITMHSFSPAEIQKMKVLSGLSLDETLRQLHEAGLDSLPGGGGEILDDRTRRKISRLKGSWTDWMDTMKAAWRNGMNTTATMVYGFGESMEERALHMLRVREAQDECKELGYPSPGFLAFITWPFQPDNTNLKREKSKPEEYLKMVAINRIMLDNIPNMQASWVTMGPEIGKQSLSYGVNDFGSTMLEENVVSAAGTTHKVNIELILQYIREAGKVPAQRNTRYDILRVFREGEHAERDFVMQN; this comes from the coding sequence ATGCAACAAGTGGACCGCGTGCTGGATAAGGCGCTGCAGGGCGAGCGGATCAGCCTCGAGGACTGCATCGTTCTTTTGGAGTCCGACGAGATCGAAAAAATGGGACGGGCCGCAGACGAGATCATGAGGCGGCGCCATCCGGAGCCGATCGTCACCTTCAACATCGGCCGCAACATCAACTATACGAACGTGTGCGACGTGTATTGCCGCTTCTGCGCATTCTACCGTCCCCCGGGCTCCAAGGAAGGCTACGTGCTGCCGGACGAGACGATCCTGCAGAAGATCCAGGAGCTGTCCGATGTGGGCGGCGACGAGGTGCTGATGCAGGGCGGGGTCAACCCGGACTTGCCTTTCGAGTACTATCTCGATATCCTTCGCAAGATCAAGGCGCGCTTCCCGGACATCACGATGCACAGCTTCTCCCCGGCCGAAATTCAAAAGATGAAAGTGCTCTCCGGCCTCTCCCTCGACGAGACGCTGCGGCAGCTGCATGAGGCGGGCCTCGACTCGCTGCCGGGCGGCGGCGGCGAGATCCTCGACGACCGGACGCGCCGCAAGATCAGCCGGCTCAAGGGCTCCTGGACGGACTGGATGGATACGATGAAGGCGGCCTGGCGCAACGGCATGAACACGACCGCGACGATGGTGTACGGCTTCGGCGAGTCGATGGAGGAGCGCGCGCTGCACATGCTGCGCGTGCGCGAGGCGCAGGACGAGTGCAAGGAGCTCGGCTATCCGTCGCCCGGCTTCCTGGCGTTCATCACCTGGCCGTTCCAGCCGGACAACACGAACCTCAAGCGGGAGAAGTCCAAGCCGGAGGAGTACCTCAAGATGGTCGCCATCAACCGGATCATGCTGGACAACATCCCGAACATGCAGGCGAGCTGGGTGACGATGGGACCGGAGATCGGCAAGCAGTCGCTGTCGTACGGCGTCAACGACTTCGGCAGCACGATGCTGGAGGAGAACGTCGTCTCCGCCGCAGGCACGACGCACAAGGTCAACATCGAGCTGATCCTGCAGTACATCCGCGAGGCGGGCAAGGTTCCCGCGCAGCGCAACACCCGCTATGATATCCTTCGCGTGTTCCGCGAGGGCGAGCATGCGGAGCGCGATTTCGTCATGCAGAACTGA
- a CDS encoding sulfite exporter TauE/SafE family protein has protein sequence MSLGFVVTLFLIGFVGSLVSGMVGIGGSIIKYPMLLYIPPLLGYAAYSAHEVSGISAVQVLFATIGGVWAYRKGGYLNGPLIGYMGTAILAGSFIGGFGSGAMSEQAINIVYGILASIAAVMMFFPKRGSEDLPLNEVRFNRPLAAALALAVGIGSGIVGAAGAFLLVPIMLVVLRIPTRMTIASSLAITFISSIGSTAGKVSTGQVDYAAAAVMVVASLIASPLGAALGKRMNTKLLQLILALLIVATAIKIWIDMV, from the coding sequence ATGAGCCTCGGCTTCGTCGTCACGCTGTTTCTGATCGGCTTCGTCGGCTCGCTTGTCTCCGGCATGGTCGGCATCGGCGGCTCGATCATCAAGTATCCGATGCTGCTCTACATTCCTCCGCTGCTCGGCTATGCCGCTTACAGCGCGCATGAGGTGTCGGGCATCAGCGCCGTACAGGTTCTGTTCGCGACGATCGGCGGCGTGTGGGCTTACCGCAAGGGAGGCTACCTCAACGGTCCGCTGATCGGATACATGGGCACGGCGATTCTCGCAGGCAGCTTCATCGGCGGCTTCGGCTCGGGCGCGATGAGCGAGCAGGCGATCAATATCGTCTACGGCATACTGGCTTCGATCGCGGCGGTCATGATGTTCTTTCCCAAAAGAGGCTCCGAAGACCTGCCTCTGAACGAGGTGAGATTCAACCGCCCGCTGGCGGCTGCGCTCGCCTTGGCTGTCGGCATCGGCTCGGGCATCGTCGGCGCGGCCGGAGCGTTCCTGCTCGTGCCGATCATGCTGGTCGTGCTCCGCATCCCGACTCGCATGACGATCGCCTCCTCGCTGGCGATCACGTTCATCTCCTCGATCGGCTCGACGGCAGGCAAAGTCTCGACGGGACAAGTGGACTATGCGGCCGCCGCCGTGATGGTCGTAGCCAGCCTCATCGCCTCTCCCCTGGGAGCGGCGCTCGGCAAGCGCATGAATACGAAGCTGCTGCAGCTTATCCTCGCCTTGCTGATCGTGGCGACTGCCATCAAAATCTGGATCGACATGGTTTGA